In Nitrospirota bacterium, a single window of DNA contains:
- a CDS encoding FkbM family methyltransferase, which produces MIQQHKTQAAGVDVSSTTTGPVANGGAQCLSVGEGNERDGLGERSVAGTGVEAQKEFVQQGQPMICDALSLLVIRLLREGSRLAPSGSDLWRVNDLASKLAGRLSKGHQIVVRSRDGRRFCVDPREKQYHMGLLGTGVYEPVETRVVMACVSEGDMAFDVGANIGWYTTLLSRLVGPRGTVHAFEPLASTYQVLTGNCNLNKCLNVVLNNIALGDRDGRVTMHYYPDEACGNASMVRMSTASSIQSTCSLTTLDAFVLKYHVSRCDFIKCDAEGAEMDFVKGACRTLSEFEPSILIELNPHIFAMAGYSSSDLLRKIRECGPYRFFSVDRGDYEELINLESSNGVIGHHNVLCVSERSAMFKRIASLSGAQAG; this is translated from the coding sequence GACGGGACCAGTTGCGAATGGTGGGGCGCAATGTCTCTCTGTGGGCGAGGGAAATGAGCGTGACGGACTGGGCGAGCGCAGTGTTGCCGGCACCGGAGTAGAGGCGCAAAAGGAATTCGTGCAACAAGGACAGCCAATGATTTGCGACGCCCTCTCGTTGCTCGTGATTCGACTGCTGAGAGAAGGTTCCCGGTTGGCGCCGTCCGGGAGCGATCTGTGGCGGGTAAACGATCTGGCAAGCAAACTGGCAGGCAGGCTCTCGAAGGGGCATCAGATCGTTGTGCGCTCGCGCGATGGAAGGCGATTTTGTGTGGACCCAAGGGAAAAACAATATCACATGGGCCTGCTCGGCACGGGAGTCTATGAGCCGGTAGAGACCCGTGTCGTGATGGCTTGTGTCTCTGAAGGCGATATGGCGTTCGACGTCGGGGCCAATATCGGGTGGTATACCACCCTTCTGAGCCGGCTCGTAGGGCCTCGAGGAACCGTTCACGCCTTTGAACCGCTGGCTAGCACCTATCAAGTCCTCACGGGCAACTGCAACTTAAACAAATGCCTCAACGTGGTACTCAATAATATTGCGCTGGGCGACAGAGACGGCAGGGTGACGATGCATTACTACCCCGATGAAGCATGTGGCAATGCCTCGATGGTCCGGATGTCCACCGCATCATCCATTCAGTCAACCTGCAGCCTCACGACGCTTGACGCCTTTGTGCTGAAGTACCACGTGAGCCGATGCGACTTCATCAAATGCGACGCGGAAGGCGCAGAGATGGATTTTGTAAAGGGCGCGTGCCGGACATTGAGCGAGTTCGAGCCCAGCATATTAATTGAGTTAAACCCTCATATCTTTGCTATGGCGGGGTATTCATCGAGCGATTTGTTGAGGAAGATTCGGGAGTGTGGGCCCTACCGGTTCTTTTCCGTCGACAGGGGCGACTATGAAGAACTTATAAACCTTGAATCCTCCAATGGGGTTATCGGGCATCACAACGTGCTCTGTGTCTCGGAACGGTCCGCGATGTTCAAGAGGATTGCCTCCTTGTCGGGCGCGCAAGCGGGCTAA